DNA from Ochotona princeps isolate mOchPri1 chromosome 7, mOchPri1.hap1, whole genome shotgun sequence:
TTCTTTAACAATACGATTTGTAATGGTTTTCTAAGATCCCACCATTTGTAATATAATGGTTCTAAATTTCCTATTACAGCTTCAAGGTATAATCAATGTAACACAGAGACTTCCTCAACTACCTCCAGTAAGCACTCTGCTCTTTGGGCTCCTTTCTCCCTAAAAATCAGTTCTAATGATGCCACCACTTACTAGCTCCCATTGTGCAAGGCATTTTACATTGCTCAACTCACCCAAGACCCCAAGAATATCTGCATTGTTGATACAGTagcagattaaaaacaaaaacctgaagaTTAGAGATTAAAAATTAAGTAACAGGATCAGCCCACACTGGCAACTACTCAGCTTGCCCAAAGTCAAGTATCAGATTGAACACTGTTCATTGATTTGATAGCTTCAGCCCTTTTCCACTCAACTTTACACCCTCTCTCAAAAAATAAGCACATCTTAAAACACACGTTACTTGAGACAAACGCTGAGCAGGGTGAGAACATCTGTCTCCAGCCTTCCTTGCTACCTCAATCACATTGTAGGGACGTGGTATCAATCACAAAATGCAAACTAACTCAGGCACATGAACTTCCAAAAAAAGAACAGTATGAACAATATGAAAACATCATCTCCCAGAACCCTCCAGCTGCGGAATTAATGCGGAAGCGAATATAACTGCATAGCATGTTAGTGTACATAGAAACAGAATCCTTACCGTCTTAGAACGCCAGCATCGACAGTAAGCTGCCTTCGTTAGGCACAGATCTTCAATGTTTATTTCATTCACCACTTTCGgattttccttttgtattttgaGATTAATCAAGCTGTCCTTCTGTTGttttttcttaggaaaaaatgGCCGAACTGCAAGGTAGCCAAGTAGTGCAAGTACCCCAAGGAAAGGCAGCAGCCGAAGCCATTCTGAAACTAAACATACGAAGTCGTGTCAGGATCTGTAAGCTGTGGTAAAAAAGGCACACTCATGTTTATTCGcaagcttattttcattttatttcatgtattaatttcatatttatttgctCTATGAAACTAAGCAAGCTCAGCCCACAGCCACCTTACCTTACAAGCTAACCTGACACATAAAAAAGTAGAAAACTAAATTCTCAGAAAGAAATTCTATTTCAAACATCCTATCTCATCGTCCTCAATAGGTATGTTTGTGTTTGTTGTTACTTTTAAGAACTATGCTCACCGTAATTATCAGTATAATCCCATGTGTGATATATTTTATGAGgcttaggaaacattttgactttCTTAAAAAGATGTCTTTGTCCTCTGAAAGCTGAggttagagaaagggagagacttggagatatcttctatccactagttcactccccaccagccagtgttgggtcaggccaaagctgagtACTCCAttcaagtttcccacatgagaaGGAGGAGCCAAaaaacatgggccatcttctgctatgttCCAAGGTGCATTACCAAGGAACGGGATCGGAAGGGGAGaggctgggataggaaccagtatccatattttttttttagtaaatatttatatttatttttattggaaagtcagatacaataaaaaaacaaaaagatttatttttattggagagaaagagaggaagatcttccttccgatgatgcactccccaagcagctgcaacggctggagctaagccaatccgaagccaggagccaggaacttcttccaggtctcccacacaggtgcagtgtcccaaggctttgggtcatcctcaactgcttttccaggccacaagcagggaactggatgggaagcggcgctgccgggattagaactagccccatatgggatcccggcgcattcaaggggaggcctttaaccgctacactatcgtgctgggcccaccagtgtccatatgtgatgccagagttcCGAGTGCACCTTTACCGACTAAAACACTATGCCAGCCCCTCTATCAACCTGTCGTCTGATATGTGTTGAACTATCAGTTACTTTGGAGGGAAAATATTATCTAGTAATTGCAACAATATATAAAGTGATGTATATTCACACAgcaaatttttattattgtttcaagAACATGTACCATGCTCAGAATGATTATTCTACACATGTTCGTGCTGCTATCTTATTTGTCTCCATGTACCCAAggtgcagtgcctggcacacaaaaGGGTTTCAGTGAACAGGTAATTTCCAGTTTATCTGTGGTATAAATCCAACTTCTCATATCCTGAGGAGTCAGGTTTGTTTTATCCATAAAACAGGAATTGCAATCATTTACTCCTATTTGCTCAACAATATTTTTGAGTAATCATCCAACTCCAGACATGTCCAACAGACAGGGAGCCGGGCAGACAGCGACGTGCATGCTGCCTTAAGGCACACGTGTTAGAAGAGCCAGGCAGGAACAAGCAAACAAAGGTAACTACACAGTCTCCTTTGAAGGAAATAAAGACATtggtgtaagaaaaaaaaaaattattaacctAGTAAGGTACAGTAGGTTGGATGCTAAGCTAGGTAAAAGGATCAGGGAATgtttcttaaacaaaacaaaacaaaaaaaccccaccttTTAAGTTGAGACCAAAAGAATGAAGAGAAGTTATACAGCCAAAGACTTAACTAAAAGTTCCAAGTCATAAAGAACACATGCAAAAAACCTTTCAACACCATAAGCCTCTTAGAGGAGTAAGTGACCCAAGCAGGAAGCCTCTGGGTAAAATCTGCAGAGCGCCATTCAGAAGCAAGCTATTGTACTGCACCATGAGGCAGCGGGGACATACTTCCTCCCTCGCTGATGAAAAGGGCCAATGCCCATCCCGCTCACAAAGGCCTACATGAACTAAGACTTCAGTAAATTTCAGATGAATTGTTTGGCCTCCATTAAACTGACATTTGAGATAACTCCTTTGAAATGTAGACTCACCTTTGTTCATGGTTCATGAATGATAAAGACGTAAGTCCAGATACAGGAagactttaaaaatcattaagaaaaactTCAGTGCCTTCAAAGACTATAAAATCTCCATGACACAAGCCGATTGATGTGACTGGTACAAAAGCTACAAAAACCCCTATCACAAAGAATACAGACCCACAGATTACAGAATAATGCAGCACAGCAATCATATGTAAGCAACACACAGCAAGAAGTGATTAACTTTTGCTCAAATGAGCCAAATACAGCACCTAAACAAGTCTTTGAAAGATAAGGCTACACGCagctagtgttgtggtgtagtgtgttaagctactgcatgcaatgccagcatcccataagactgctggtttgactcctggctgctgctctacTATCAGTCCAACTCTCCCAGAAGCAGCAGGggtggcccacatacttgggacCTTGACACCAACCCTTTTATATTTAAGTTAGTAAGTGAATTACCACCTGAGTTGGTGTTGTTAAGATTATTTACGTGAAAGAgttagacagacacacacacacacacacacacacacacactcacccccacagacatgtcttccatctgctgattcactccccaaatgaccagaatggccaagctgggccaggttaaaaccAGGACCTTAAACTTAGAGTAGGACGAAATTTTAACATTATCTGAAAggttagaaaacatttttaaaaaaatctccttaagggcccagcgtggtagcctagtggctaaagtccttgtcttgcacatgccgggatcccatatgagtgccacttCCAAACCCAGAGTCCCTACtttctgtctagctccctgcttctggcctggaaaagcagtagaagacagcccaaagccttgggaccctgcacctgcatggaggacctgaaagaagctcctggcttcggatccgttcagttccagccattgcagccactgtaaccacttgaggagtgaatcagtggatgcaagttctttctttctgtctcttcctctctgtatatctgactttccaataaaaactccTTAAAACAAATGGATTTATGAGACGGCCGATTCAATTTTCTACACCATGAAATAGTCTAACCACAACCATCAGCTAGCTATTCTTCATCAAGACATATAAACAGTTGAGACACCAACTCCTATAACAGTTGCTGGTGGCAGTTCCCAGCTTatagaccctggcaggcagacagggaggcaggcaggcagggaggcaggcaacAGTGAGGGCTCAGGTAATTAGGTTCCCAGTAACTGCATTCCTGCTACTCAGAGCTAAACCTGGAATGCATGCCCAGCTccaaggcatttgaggagtgaaccagaagcacTCACTCTGTTttcccactaaaaaaaaaaatgaatcattgaaaaatatgtataaaactCCAACAATAAAcgtaaaagcagatttttttttttttaatttcaaggctgagttttacagagagggagagagatcttcaagcCACTCATTCACTCTTCATATGGTGCCAATGGTCAGAGCCAGGGCTTTctgcaaccaggagcttcccgagtctcccgcacaggtgcagggccaagcacttgggccatcctttgctgttttcccagaccataagcagggagctggactgacaGTGGACCAGCTAGGGCACTTGAACCTGGGCCCAGATGGGATACTGTGGCTGCAGGTAGCAGCCTGATGTGCTCCACTACAGCATTAgtctctgtaaaaaaaatttaaagtacacatggacacacatggaTGTCAAGGAGGAATTCTATTTTATACAATTTGGACAATTTAGCTAAAGATTACATAGTGGGTATTTGACACTGAGACCAAATGATCTCTTGGGACACTCACACCCGACACCAGAatgccaggttcaagtcccagctcctccactctgaattcagtttcctgctaacagacACACCCTGGAGGTTGCAGGTGAAGGCTCAGGTATTTGAGTTATTGTCATGGAAAATCTGGAGTTAGTTTCTCTCTCCCTAAACCTTACTGCTGCAAGCAGTTGGGAGTGGACCAATACATGAAGATGAAAGcaaatttttcaagattttaaaaagggggtatggcatggtagcctagtggctaaagtcctcgccttgcctgtgccaggatcccctaagggtgccagttcgtatcctggcagccctgcttcccatccagctgcctgcttgtggcctgggaaaacagtcaaggacagcccaaagccttgggaccctgcacccacgtgggagacttggaagaagttcctggcttcagattagctcagctccagcagttgtggccacttgtggagtaaaatagcagatggaagattctcctgtctgcatctttctttctgtatatctgccttttcaataaaaaataaatcttcagaaaatgtttttaagaatatGTATAATAACACcacaaaaacaatatttaaaatgtctttgctgttaatTTCATATCCTATTTTCTTATGTACCATCTACAGTTAAGATGCAAAAGTTCTATTTCTCAGCTGCTGAAAACATGAAAGTCAGGTATTTTCAATGGGTGGCTTTACCATCATCACCTAAAACCCAGCATCAACTGCATTCAGGACCGATGGGTCAATGAAATAGTATTCATGACCAACTTgcaaaaatatctctttttctaTTCACCATTATGAATCAGCTTGGGTATCTGTAACATTAGCTGACACATAGTAGGGACTCAATACTTgagttttaaattgcaaagtaCTTATATaagaaaaagtttaaataaatagACCCAAACTGTTTACTGCAAAGGCTAATCATTCCTTAATTACAGAGGCTTTTAAATATAGCTGGTAAGGGCcgggcgtggtggcctagtggttgaagtcctctccttatgcatccagctccctgcttgaggcctggaagagcagcagaggatggcccaaagccttgggaccctgcacccacaaggaaagaagctcctgactcccagcttccaaTTAGCTCAGCGCCACTCTGCTCTGGCATTGTGtctcatttgcagagtgagccaaggaatggaagatctttctatctttcttctctgtaaatctgaccttcaaataaaaaataaatacatcttttaaaagaagacttattttttattggaaagtcagatatacagagaggagagaaagagaggaagatcttccatgcgatgattcactccccaagtgagccgcaacggccagatctgagctgacctgaagccaagagccaagaacttcttccaggtctcccatttgtgtgcagggttccaaggctttgggccgtcctcgactgctttcccaggccataggcaggaagctggatgggaagcggggcctctgggtttagaactagcgcccatatgggatcccagctcgtgcaaggtggggacttcagccactacgctaccgcaccagagcccaaaataaataaatctttaaatataaaagTAATAATTACAAAGTATTTTCCTGACCCTTTCTAAACTATTCCTCTCTCACTATTGACCTTGGTCATGAAAGCTTCTTCCATTAAGCATAAAGCTTCTGAGATTTATTTAGCAGATCAGTCTTTGGTTTCTTGCTACTACAGACCAGTACTGTATTATGAATATATCATGATGTGTTTATCTAGTCCCTGGCTGGCAGACACTGTGGTTACTTCCAGTACATGCCTGTTTTCCAATTCTGTCCCACTTCTGAATTCTTGTTTCAGATGGATAATTCTTGCTTCTGGATGGACAATGTTAATAACATTACACGGTCAGTTCTGACACGTCTGTGTTACTCTGCAAAAGATATTGAAGTCTGTCCAGGGGTTGCTTCATCTTTAAAAGAAGCAAACTAATTCAAACTGGCAACATTCCTAACTACACTGTACATCCACAAACACCCTGCTCCCCGACTCCAGAGTGCAGAGGTGTCTGTTGCTCCTGttctattttaaagtttatatgaCGATGGGGAAAGGTTTTTCAAAGGTCAAGTATTAGAATACACTATACTTCCAAAGAGCTGACTAACCCATCTTAGAAGGCTGACTCTTCAAAAGAAGATATAAACAGAAATAAGTTGTTCCTGATAAGAAATACACTTAAGAACTGTATGGTAATGAAAAAACCTGGATGGATTTATAAGATGTAGTCATCGTGAGAGCGTTCActgctttagaaaaaaacaaaaaaaaaaaagcctaaaaaaggaaggaaatataGCCAACATTGTGAGCTATAGAACCTTTTCAGTCTCATTTccacagaagaaaaacatttttaggcCTCCTGTGCTTTTCAACTCACTGGTAAAGCGTTACCCTACTGGTTTGTATTTCAAAAGTCTACCTGTCAATTTCACAAGCAGCTCATTCAAGAAAGTCCACCGTGACTAGGAAGGCTATGTATTCCGAGGGGAGACTCCCAGGGACTTCTCCTTAGCACTCCAGGAGACCCTGCAACCGTGGCACCAGTCTCACAAAGCAGTCACCACAGGAGACTCCTGTGTCAGGAACAGCGATGGCATGCACACACTATGAACCAGGCCTGTTACAGAACAGCTGTCACTTGTGACAATCAGTCCTCACACTAAACATCTCTTCAAAGAAAAACCTATTGTATATTTTTAAGATggaaatgggcctggcatggtggcctagcagctaaagtcctagccttataCGTgcctgccagaatcccatataggtgccagttctaatcctggtagccccgcttcccagtcagctccctgcttgtggcctgggaatgcaatcaaggacggcccaaagccttgggaccctgcatccacatgggagatgtgaaagaagctcctggctcctggcttcagaacagctcagctccggctgttgcgctcacttggggagtgaatcattgaatgaaagttttttttgtaaagatttagttatttttattggaaaggcagatatatagagagaaggagagacagagaggaagatcttctgtcacatGACCACGCTGGGCCCGGAAGATCTTAAAGTGTTTTTAGATCTGTTCATTGTCTTTAACAGGGATTAAATATTTGTTGACCATAGGGATCTTCAAGTACACAAAACACTGTTCTAAAATCATCCTGCCACTGAATCTAGTAGCACACATTCTAATAGGCTTTAATGTCCCCAATACAAGCTGCACGTCTGCCAGCTTACTCGCCATGCATGGTTTCCGAAGGCCTCCCTGACACTGGAAATGCTCCCAACCCAACGAAGTCCTTCCTAATATTGGATGCCTTGTGCAGATTCATAACCTCTAGATGCGAAGActgtattatttgttttgttttgtataaaaCAAGAACCCTGAGTAGACAGTGTTACAGATGCTCATTAACCGTCCTTTTCAAAGACTGGACCCCACAGGGCAGCCTTGGCACGCGTTCGGGCTGAGGCATccttgctgcacctgctgctgaccTCAGCTGCCCCCACGGCAGGTCGGCCCTGGCCTGCACATACGGATACCACTTCCTAAAGCCTGTAAATACAACAGCCACCTAACGCACTCCCAGCCGAGAGCTGAGGGCTGCCAGCCCCGGAGTCTCTGACAACAGCTTcaagtgcattaaaaaaaaaaaaaaaaaaccgggaCGCTGCAGGGGGCGATAAGCAGGTCAGGAGACCAAAGAGGCTGGCCGGCGCCCAACTCAGCAACGTCTCcgcacaaaaaaaaagaaaaacaaaagaagaaatgctCTGTCCTCCGCAGACACCCGGGACGCAACCCGAGGGTCACGCGCCACGCGCCCAGCTCCGCCCGCCCCCGCGACCCGGGGTTTTCATAAGAACATCCTCGGGGGGCGAGGGTGCAAGCGTGGTGGGAGGGTTACCTGTGAGCCGAGCGAAGCCGGTAATGCTCTCCGGGATGGGGAGCCGCTTCAGGTACGCGGGGAGCTGCACCTTCACGATGCGGGCCACGCTCTCCAGCACCATCCTGGCCGGCCGCGTCGCTTCCTTTGCCCAGGCCCGGCAGGCGCTGCGCCTGCGCAGAGCGCCGAGGAGGCCGGCAGGCGACCCGGGCCTCGGGGCCGCGATGGGCGGGGCGTGCGAGGGCGGGGACGGAGCCGCCCGCCGCCCATTGGCTGAGGCCAGTCACGTGCGCACGGGCGCGCTGCCGCGGCCGGCCTGGTCCAGAGTCCGTTTGGGATTCCTCGGACTTGTGGCCCTGGAGGGCGGCGGACCCGTTCGTTTCCCCGGCGCTGTCTGCTTGGTCCTGCTCGTCTCTGCGGCTGTTGGGCCCCACCAGGTGTGGTGCTGGCCCTAGGTTTGCCTCCTCACCTAGGGTGACCGCCTTGGCACCCCGAGAGCCCCCCCATCCCACGCCCTAAGGAGACGCTGCTTACAGCTCTGCGCCTTGGCAGCTTGGGACGAGCCTGCAGCCCTAGGTTTCCGCGCTCAGGCAAGGATGGGGGAATTGGCCGTCCTTAGGTCAGTTCTTTGCAGCATGAGCTAAGTCTTCTTGGCAATTCGGATATAAACATGAAGCCTTGGAGTTTTTTCTAGCTTGTAAGGTTGCTATTAAAATCTGAAgtttaaaagttttcttttacTAACATCTAAAGATTTGAACGGTTAAAAGAGACAATCTTAGTCCCTTGAAACACATTCTTTGTCACTACTTTGTTGCACATTTTGGCTGCAGCCAAGATGCCCCAAGTAAtgcagctgctgcttgcagttTCCATACCTCTTTGTCACAGGTCTCTGCTTAACACATTTGCCGACAAACGGGGGAGGGCggtattattttaacttttctttgatatgtttattttaaagtgaaaagagaagaaaatgcgtTTAAAAGCAGTCTTTCTCCAGACTGCCTAATATTATTACCTTTTACTAAAAACGGAAAGAGTAGTAGAAATCTGAATAAAATGATGTTCTCTAATTTTAACCCGTTCAAGATTGTCAAAGGAGGGGACAGTTGTGTAGCCTGGCATGATAATCCTCCACTTCTTGCAGCGCCAGCTCGCTGTGTGAACACCGGTTCAAAGTCCTGACTgcctcacttctcatcctgctccctgcttatggcctgggacagcagcagatgatggcccaagtccctgagccctggcacccacatggaacactccagaagaagctcctgactcctggctgaaGTTGGCTTGAATCTGTTCTGctggttatttggagagtgaaccagtgggtgcaagatccacctctctcttctctctctttcaagtaagatcttttttaaaaaagatatatgtatttattattgggaagtcagatacacagaaaggaggagagacagagaggaagaaattgtatcactccccaagtgaccacaacagtcagagctgagccaatcaaagccagaagccagtagcttcttccaaatctcccatacaggtgctgtgTCTGAAGGCTTtcgaccatcctcgactgctttcccaggccataatcagggaaaaGGATGAGAAGTGAGGCCACGAGGACTAGAAACGGTGCCTATATGcgaatcccagtacatgcaaggtgaggacttagccattaggttaccacgGCAggcccaagtaaaataaatcctaaaagaaaaaaagtaaaaatgacagTGGAAATTctatgaatatatttaaatacaaattCATAATCTGTGACCTAGGGTAATACTGAAGGCATGCAAAATGATGAGTAATAAGTTGGTGTTTATGGtaggattttttgggggtggCTAAGGGAAGGGGGTGTATTTTTGGTTTGAAGGAAGAATGAACTAGTTATCTGGCCTGTAGGCTGCCATGAAGCCCAAGCTCATCACGCACAGAAATACCGATGGGGAGGTAGCTGAGATAGCAGGAGGTGCTAATTGGGTTATTTGAGGAAGAAAAACTCAGAAAAGGCCCTCAAACATTTGTTTCTCACAGGCACTATCATGCTATGTAGAGCAAGGCAGACTGCTGCATGACGTTCTTAAGGCCtctttagcaatttttttttaaggaattaaacTATATCCAATATGGAACTATAATAGAAAAATGCTCAAGTGCCAACTCTACAGTTTCTTGCACATTCATCAGAGGCAGTTTCTTAAATTCCATGTAAAATTGAGATCTTGCCttcatgcatatattttttaaagatttatttatttttattggaaagtcacatatatggagaggagagacagaaaggaagatcttccgtccaatgattcactccccaagtgagcgcaacagccggtgctgtgccgatccaaagccaggagccacgagctcttctgggtctcccaagcgggtgcagggtcccaaggctttgggccatcttcgactgcttttccagaccacaagcagggagctagatgggaagtggggctgctgggattagaaccgatgcccatatgggatcctggcgtgttcaaggcgaggactttagctgctaggtcaccgccgggccctaagcatattttaaaatctgtgtttaaTTCCCACCACTCTACCTTCCTGTTAGTGCATGAAATAGAGTCTGAAGATAAAGTTCTTCTAAAAAGAAACAGTAAGAAATTGCAAGCTTAtcgggccccgcggcgtggcctagcagctaaagtcctcaccttgaacgcctcgggatcccatatgggcgctggttctaatcccggcagctccacttcccatccagctccctgcttgtggcctaggaaagcagtcgagggcagcccaaagctttgggaccctgcacccgtgtgggagacccggaagaggttcctggttcccggcttcagattggcacagcaccagccgttgcggctcacttggggagtgaatcattgaacggaagatcttcctctttgtctctcctctctgtatatctgactttgtaataaaataaataaatctttaaaaaaaaaaaaaaagaaagagagggagaaacagattttgGTTTCCCAGACAGCCAACTGCACGGACTGAATGAAACCAgaaccagaacccaggagcttgagccaggtctcccctgtgggcccatctgctgctgccttcctcagGCACGCTGGCAGAGAGCTATGTTGGAA
Protein-coding regions in this window:
- the CISD2 gene encoding CDGSH iron-sulfur domain-containing protein 2, giving the protein MVLESVARIVKVQLPAYLKRLPIPESITGFARLTVSEWLRLLPFLGVLALLGYLAVRPFFPKKKQQKDSLINLKIQKENPKVVNEINIEDLCLTKAAYCRCWRSKTFPACDGSHNKHNELTGDNVGPLILKKKEV